DNA sequence from the Pirellulales bacterium genome:
TGGATATAATCGTGGTATGCCACGCTTTGTCGTATTACGCCACGAGTCGCCGTCGTCTCATCGGGCGGGCGTCCATTGGGATATGATGCTAGAATACGACGGCGCGCTCCGCACCTGGGCGCTTACCACCGAACCAGCGCCAGGCGCTTCAATTGCTGCCGTTGCGTTGCCGGATCACCGGCTGCACTATTTGACCTACGAAGGGCCGATCAGCGGCGATCGTGGAGAAGTGAGCCGATGGGATGAAGGAACCTACGAGATGCGACGCGAAACTCTCGACGAACTGGTATTTCAACTAAACGGAAATCGGCTCACCGCAGAGTACTCGCTCAGGCGGACGCCCGAGGACAATTTGCGCTGGACATTCCGTTGTTCGCCAAGTTGAAGTGTGAATCATGCTCCACCGTGAGGATGCAATAGGATAAATCCAGAAATTGCATTTGCTGGTACGCCAAGGGTTGGCATGGTCGTCAGATTCTCTCGCGTCGTTTCCTCACGTCGGAGCATAAAAAGGGTGTATTGGGCGGACGCTACTTGCTCTCGACAGCCATCGTATGTTCCGGGCGAGTCGCCACGGCGGGTGCGTCGCGATCCGTTCGACCTGCAAGAAATACTCCGCCGTCGCGCAATTCAAATCTATCGAGCAGCATTGATTTGGCGTCGTTGGCAGCCGTCGGCAGGATGACAAGTAGCAGCGGATCACTATCGATCTGCCGTTGGTCAACCAGTACGCCCGCGTCGCGGGCCGAATCAACGAAGCTTTGCACCAATCCGTCGAGCGGCAACGGCAATTTGCCGGCGCGAGCCTGACGAATGCGAATCGCAATGATGCTAGGCTCTTGCAGGTAAATCTCCAACTGACAGGAGACAACCGACGACCACGACCCGTGCCAGCGAAACGCGATTTTGAACAAATCGTCTTTAATTTGGATGCGCGGATCGTGAACTTCCGATGGCAGTAATTTCGGATGATTCCGCGGCACATCGTAAGCTAGCCAACCGTTGATCTGCTTCGCTGTGAACAGAGCCTGCCAGGTTCGTCCGCGTCGAATATCACTGGCAACCGCGGCCGTTTGTCGCAGCATGGCATTGCTGGACGTTTGCGCAACTTCAGGATCGATATCAACGGCCATTGCGTAGAATGGCGGCACGTATTTACCGGCCCAATAAACTGCGCCGACGGCAATTCCTAATATTCCGATGGCGGCAAGCCCCGTCGCCAATCCCCATCGAAGCTTGGGAGACATGAAAACTTGCCGTAACAAACGGCAAACCAAAGGCCGCCCCCAGAAGAAAAGAGCCGGCCGTTCTCATTTCGATCAACGTCCAGCGGCGGAATAGTAGAAGCAATTGCGGTCAGCGTCAATGCAGCTTTCGCGCTGCTAGCAGTTTGCGCTGGGGTATTCAACTTGCTTCTGCAACGAAATTCGGTGAAACAATTCCAAGTCCAAACCGCGCCCGCCAGCGGTCGGTTGACTCTGCCTAGCGAGCGCGGTTCGGTCATACGTTGCCCATGGTCAGGACATCGCTTATGCTGCCGGCCGAACTTTTTTTGAGGCTGCAGCATCTGCCGAAAACGGCTCCAACTCGTCGCGTAGCACAGGCAGACTGGCCGGTGCTTCAATGCCCAGACGGACCTTGTCGCCGGAAACTCGGACAACGGTGACGATGATGTCATTACCCAAGCGAACTCGTTCGCGTTCTCGCCGCGAGAGGACCAACATATCGAGTAACCCTCCTTGGAATTGATCTTGAATTTAACAGGTCAAATGTCAGAGCTTCAGACAAAATAAATCGAATTTGGGCTGTTCAATTCTGACATTCGGATCATGATCGGACGAATCCAGCACACAATGAAACTCTCTACGCGACTTCCTGTTGCAATGGAGGCGCGTTGGTCAACCGGGTCCGGTGAAAGCGCTCGCCGGTTGAGCTATAGAACAGAATCGTACTCGTTTCGGTCTCCCACACTGCGGTGACTTTCACCGATCGGGGGCCGTGCAAGCAAAAAAAGATTCCACAAGGCCGATCGCCGCGGACTAAAGTCCGCTCAGTGATGCGGAACGCGCCAATCTCGAACTGATCGAACTCACACAAGACTTTATTGACATACTCCCTTAAGCTTTCCAAGTTATATAACCGCTCCGTAGTGGTCAACATTGGAGGCGTCTGTCTCCTAAGTTGGGGCCCAGCGAACGATGAAAAATGGGGTTCGCTTTGCCGGTTGGATAAAGCGAGAAGATTGCCGACAGATTAAGCTATCGGCAAAATAGGGAAGATTACTTGGGTGGGGCAACTGTCAAATGAGTGAAAATGGTTCGCAGTAAAAATCGATGAGGCCGCAAAGTCGGAATTTTCTTCTGGATAGGGAGCCTGATTCACCATTGACTTGCCGCAAGCTTGCATTTTGTTTCATTTGCAACCCGAAATCCGGTCTGTTTTCACACTCACTCACAACCACCGTCAATAGCCCGGCGTTTTGAAACTTGCGTATTTCTTGGTGAATGCCAACGAGCTATTCCGATGTCAAGCCAGCATTTCCACCATCGAGAGACCATGTGTATCGATCTGTGTTCTGTCTCGGCGGCAAATCGCGAAAGTTCAACTTCTCACGCAGAACTAGCCGACCGTGCTACTTGCATACGCGAACCGGCGCGAACTGGAGTTGGCCACATTAAGACGAATGCCCGTTGATCGCGACTTTTCTTTTAACCGGAGCAAGTGTTGAAGTTTCCACTGCGGAATACTCCTTAAACTTTTCCGCAATTTTCGCATCCGTATCATTTCCTTGGTGAAGGATCACGCGGTAACGTAAATGCAGCGTATCGCCTTGCTTAATCGATACTTCTCCACTTTCGCCGTTGCCGCCATTGAAGTCGTGCAGGCCGAACGGATTTGCGGCAAACAGTCCGTAATCGCGCACGTGCCAGTGCGTGGGATAACCGTAGCTTGAAGGATGGTTGAGAATCGCGATGCCCAGCGTCTGGGCTTCGATCTGGCCTTCGTAGTCGACCCACGAGGCCGTTTTGCCCCACGTCTCGACGCCTTCGACGCCGTTGCTATTGACGATGCGGCCATCCTTGTTAGCCGTCAAGCGAAAATCATCCGGCACACGTAGCGCGAAGGTGCCTTCCTTCGTATCGCCCAGCTTCAAGTCTCCTACGGTGGCTTTGATGGTGATATCGAAATCGATAATGCGGCTATTGCCATCGGTCGAAAATTTCAGCGTCCGCTCGTCTTCGGCAAGTTTCTTGCCGTGGTGATCAAGCCAATCGTTCTTGGTAATTATTTTTGCGATCTTGCCCCCGGAAACTTCGATGAATTCACGATGCTCCGTGGAACCGGTCCCTTTGCCTTCGCCCCACAAATCATTGCCGTTCACATTGCCATGCGAGAACCAGAAGGAACGATGATGGCTATGGTCTTTGCTCACGGCGCCGGCATCGTCCATTGGCCAGGCGCGCGTCATCGCTTTGCCCGTAGGGCCGATAATCGGCCACAAGATCGGCTTTCTGCCCGACTTAATCAGGTATTCGGTGAAGAGCTTGCCATCGAGATCGACCGTGACACCGCGGTCAGTGGTATGCACCTTAAATTCCGCTGCCGTGGTATGCAGGGACGTTGCAAGGCCAATAATAAAACTCAACCCTAAGATGAAACGGCTCATTCGGGCTGCTCCGGAATATGTAGTTCAACAAGA
Encoded proteins:
- a CDS encoding PmoA family protein, encoding MSRFILGLSFIIGLATSLHTTAAEFKVHTTDRGVTVDLDGKLFTEYLIKSGRKPILWPIIGPTGKAMTRAWPMDDAGAVSKDHSHHRSFWFSHGNVNGNDLWGEGKGTGSTEHREFIEVSGGKIAKIITKNDWLDHHGKKLAEDERTLKFSTDGNSRIIDFDITIKATVGDLKLGDTKEGTFALRVPDDFRLTANKDGRIVNSNGVEGVETWGKTASWVDYEGQIEAQTLGIAILNHPSSYGYPTHWHVRDYGLFAANPFGLHDFNGGNGESGEVSIKQGDTLHLRYRVILHQGNDTDAKIAEKFKEYSAVETSTLAPVKRKVAINGHSS
- a CDS encoding carbon storage regulator, with translation MLVLSRRERERVRLGNDIIVTVVRVSGDKVRLGIEAPASLPVLRDELEPFSADAAASKKVRPAA